From Pseudomonas alcaligenes, a single genomic window includes:
- a CDS encoding glycine betaine ABC transporter substrate-binding protein — protein sequence MRKFNFRCLLGLGSAALALSLSTAMAADKPTLKIGYVNGWDDSVAATFVAGQILQDKLGYKVELKPVEPAIMWQGVARGDLDATLSAWLPATHGEYYAKLKDKVTVLGSNYKGAKIGLIVPDYVAAKSIADLNAQAKDYDGKITGIDAGAGVMRRTEDAIKQYKLTDIKLMPSSGPAMATALTRAEKDQKPIVVTGWIPHWMFAKWKLRFLDDPQKVFGDDEHVDTVVNPALAGKAADATAFLGKFSWNGEEVGAVMLAIREGAKPEQAAKDWIAKNPERVAGWLQ from the coding sequence ATGCGCAAGTTCAACTTCCGTTGTCTGCTGGGCCTGGGCAGTGCCGCCCTGGCCCTGAGCCTGTCGACCGCCATGGCGGCGGACAAGCCCACCCTGAAGATCGGCTACGTCAATGGCTGGGACGACAGCGTCGCCGCCACGTTCGTCGCCGGGCAGATTCTCCAGGACAAGCTCGGCTACAAGGTCGAGCTGAAGCCGGTAGAGCCGGCGATCATGTGGCAGGGCGTGGCCCGCGGCGACCTCGACGCCACGCTCTCGGCCTGGCTGCCGGCCACCCACGGCGAGTACTACGCCAAGCTCAAGGACAAGGTCACTGTGCTCGGCAGCAACTACAAAGGCGCCAAGATCGGCCTGATCGTGCCGGACTACGTGGCGGCCAAGAGCATTGCCGACCTCAATGCCCAGGCCAAGGACTACGACGGCAAGATCACCGGCATCGACGCCGGCGCTGGCGTGATGCGCCGCACCGAGGACGCGATCAAGCAGTACAAGCTGACCGACATAAAGCTGATGCCCAGCTCCGGCCCCGCCATGGCCACCGCCCTGACCCGCGCCGAGAAGGATCAGAAGCCGATCGTGGTCACCGGCTGGATTCCGCACTGGATGTTCGCCAAGTGGAAACTGCGCTTCCTCGACGACCCGCAGAAGGTTTTCGGCGACGACGAGCATGTCGACACCGTGGTCAACCCGGCTCTGGCCGGCAAGGCCGCTGATGCCACCGCCTTCCTCGGCAAGTTCTCCTGGAACGGCGAGGAAGTCGGTGCAGTGATGCTGGCCATCCGCGAAGGCGCCAAGCCGGAGCAGGCGGCCAAGGACTGGATCGCCAAGAACCCCGAGCGGGTTGCCGGCTGGCTGCAGTAA
- a CDS encoding proline/glycine betaine ABC transporter permease: MSEKLDLGSWVNDGVQHLLDNYSGGFESIGNVVNGFSEAVENLLMLPPAWLLISLFVGLGLWRIGFKFAAFTAVSFILIVMTGFWEQTVVTLGLTFSSTLISLLLGIPLGIWAAKKERVAYVIRPILDFMQTMPAFVYLIPAAMLFGLGRVPGIIATVIFAMPPAVRLTSLGIRMVNKELVEAGQSFGCNSRQLLFKVQLPNAMPSIMAGVNQTIMMALSMVIIASMVGAGGLGNDVLASIQRLDIGLGFESGMAVVLLAIILDRITESFGSKSAKRSLKQSGLFGWFNSKLQRQ, translated from the coding sequence ATGAGCGAGAAACTGGATCTGGGTAGCTGGGTCAACGACGGCGTACAGCATCTGCTGGACAACTACAGCGGCGGCTTCGAAAGCATCGGCAACGTGGTCAACGGCTTCTCCGAAGCGGTCGAGAATCTGCTCATGCTGCCGCCGGCCTGGCTGCTGATCAGCCTGTTCGTCGGCCTCGGTCTGTGGCGCATCGGCTTCAAGTTCGCCGCCTTCACCGCGGTGTCCTTCATCCTCATTGTCATGACCGGCTTCTGGGAACAGACGGTGGTGACCCTCGGCCTGACCTTCTCCTCGACCCTGATCAGCCTGCTGCTGGGCATTCCCCTGGGCATCTGGGCGGCGAAGAAGGAACGCGTGGCCTACGTGATCCGGCCGATCCTCGACTTCATGCAGACCATGCCGGCCTTCGTCTACCTGATTCCGGCGGCCATGCTGTTCGGCCTCGGCCGTGTGCCGGGGATCATCGCCACGGTGATCTTCGCCATGCCGCCGGCGGTGCGCCTGACCAGCCTGGGTATCCGCATGGTCAACAAGGAACTGGTCGAGGCCGGCCAGTCGTTCGGCTGCAACAGCCGCCAGCTGCTGTTCAAGGTGCAGCTGCCCAACGCCATGCCGTCGATCATGGCCGGGGTCAACCAGACCATCATGATGGCCCTGTCGATGGTGATCATCGCCTCGATGGTCGGCGCCGGCGGCCTGGGTAACGACGTGCTGGCCAGTATCCAGCGCCTGGACATCGGCCTCGGCTTCGAGAGCGGCATGGCCGTGGTGCTGCTGGCGATCATTCTCGACCGTATCACCGAAAGTTTCGGCAGCAAGAGCGCCAAACGCAGTCTCAAGCAGTCAGGCCTGTTCGGCTGGTTCAACAGCAAGCTGCAACGCCAATAA
- a CDS encoding choline ABC transporter substrate-binding protein: MNTIKSIAAVGLLSCSLLQGAWAQEPESCKQVRFAEIGWADISATTGVAMVLTEGLGYQPRKVMASVPIAFTGVKNKQIDVFLGYWAPSMDPVIEPFTKDGGVKVLTKPNLEGAKYTLAVPTYAAEAGLKSFQDIAKFKEQLGGKIYGIEPGNDGNLLIDKMIKGNQFDLGGFRMVESSEAGMLVQVQRAVKKKEPVVFLGWAPHPMNTQFDLTYLAGGDDVFGPDFGAAKVYTVVPPDYQERCANVGTLLNNLQFSVEIESQLMDRVLKKENPTTVAKDWLKANPQMLDQWLAGVTSYDGQDGSAAVKKYLGL; this comes from the coding sequence ATGAATACGATCAAGAGCATTGCCGCCGTGGGTCTGTTGTCGTGCAGCTTGTTGCAAGGCGCCTGGGCGCAGGAGCCGGAAAGCTGCAAGCAGGTGCGCTTCGCCGAAATCGGCTGGGCTGACATCTCCGCCACCACTGGCGTGGCCATGGTGCTGACCGAGGGCCTGGGCTACCAGCCGCGCAAGGTCATGGCCTCGGTACCGATCGCCTTCACCGGGGTGAAGAACAAGCAGATCGACGTGTTCCTCGGCTACTGGGCGCCCTCGATGGATCCAGTGATCGAGCCCTTCACCAAGGACGGCGGGGTCAAGGTGCTGACCAAGCCCAACCTGGAAGGCGCCAAGTACACCCTGGCAGTACCCACCTATGCGGCCGAAGCTGGCCTGAAGAGCTTCCAGGACATCGCCAAGTTCAAGGAGCAGCTGGGCGGCAAGATCTATGGCATCGAGCCGGGTAACGACGGCAACCTGCTGATCGACAAGATGATCAAGGGCAACCAGTTCGACCTCGGCGGCTTCCGCATGGTCGAGTCCAGCGAAGCCGGCATGCTGGTGCAGGTGCAGCGCGCGGTGAAGAAGAAGGAACCGGTGGTGTTCCTCGGCTGGGCGCCACACCCGATGAATACCCAGTTCGACCTGACCTACCTGGCCGGCGGCGACGACGTGTTCGGCCCCGACTTCGGCGCGGCCAAGGTCTACACCGTGGTGCCGCCGGATTACCAGGAGCGCTGCGCCAACGTCGGCACCCTGCTGAACAACCTGCAATTCAGCGTCGAAATCGAAAGCCAGCTGATGGATCGGGTACTGAAGAAGGAAAACCCGACCACCGTGGCCAAGGACTGGCTCAAGGCCAACCCGCAGATGCTCGACCAGTGGCTGGCCGGCGTGACCAGCTACGACGGCCAGGACGGCAGTGCCGCGGTCAAGAAGTACCTCGGTCTGTAA
- the betB gene encoding betaine-aldehyde dehydrogenase, with protein MPRFPDQQLYIGGRYVDGSSGVHFESINPATGEVLARVQRASQADVERAVACAVEGQKVWAAMTAMQRSRILRRAVDILRERNDELAALETLDTGKPLSETRAVDIVTGADVLEYYAGLIPAIEGEQIPLRDSSFVYTRREPLGVVAGIGAWNYPIQIALWKSAPALAAGNAMIFKPSEVTPLSALKLAEIYTEAGVPDGVFSVLTGSGREVGQWLTEHPLIEKISFTGGTATGKKVMASASSSSLKEVTMELGGKSPLIICEDADLDRAADIAVMANFFSSGQVCTNGTRVFIPRALQARFEAKVVERVKRIRLGDPQDERTNFGPLTSFAHMDSVLGYIAKGRSEGARLLIGGERVTSGEFAKGAYVAATVFTDCTDDMTIVREEIFGPVMSILIYDNEAEVIRRANASDYGLAAGVVTRDLARAHRLIHQLEAGICWINTWGESPAEMPVGGYKQSGVGRENGLTTLGHYTRIKSVQVELGDYHSVF; from the coding sequence ATGCCCCGTTTCCCCGACCAGCAGCTCTATATCGGCGGCCGTTATGTCGACGGCAGCAGCGGCGTCCACTTCGAAAGTATCAACCCGGCTACCGGCGAAGTGCTGGCCCGCGTGCAGCGCGCCAGCCAGGCTGACGTCGAGCGCGCCGTGGCCTGCGCCGTCGAGGGGCAGAAGGTCTGGGCGGCGATGACCGCCATGCAGCGCTCGCGCATCCTGCGCCGCGCCGTGGATATCCTGCGCGAGCGCAACGACGAGCTGGCCGCCCTGGAGACCCTCGACACCGGCAAGCCGCTGAGCGAAACCCGCGCGGTGGACATCGTCACCGGCGCCGACGTGCTGGAGTACTACGCCGGGCTGATCCCGGCCATCGAGGGCGAACAGATTCCCCTGCGCGACAGCAGCTTCGTCTACACCCGTCGCGAGCCGCTGGGCGTGGTCGCCGGCATCGGCGCGTGGAACTACCCGATCCAGATCGCCCTGTGGAAATCCGCCCCGGCCCTGGCCGCCGGCAACGCGATGATCTTCAAGCCCAGCGAGGTGACCCCGCTGAGCGCGCTGAAACTGGCCGAGATCTACACCGAGGCAGGCGTGCCGGATGGCGTGTTCAGCGTGCTCACCGGTAGCGGCCGGGAAGTCGGCCAGTGGCTCACCGAGCACCCGCTGATCGAGAAGATTTCCTTCACCGGCGGCACCGCCACCGGCAAGAAGGTCATGGCCAGCGCCTCCAGCTCGTCGCTCAAGGAAGTCACCATGGAGCTGGGCGGCAAGTCGCCGCTGATCATCTGCGAGGACGCCGACCTCGACCGCGCCGCCGACATCGCGGTGATGGCCAACTTCTTCAGCTCCGGCCAGGTCTGCACCAACGGCACCCGGGTGTTCATCCCGCGCGCTCTGCAGGCGCGCTTCGAGGCCAAGGTGGTCGAACGGGTCAAGCGCATCCGCCTTGGCGACCCGCAGGACGAGCGCACCAACTTCGGCCCGCTGACCAGCTTCGCGCACATGGACAGCGTGCTCGGCTACATCGCCAAGGGCCGCAGCGAAGGCGCCCGCCTGCTGATCGGCGGCGAACGGGTGACCAGCGGCGAATTCGCCAAGGGCGCCTACGTGGCCGCCACCGTGTTCACCGACTGCACGGACGACATGACCATAGTGCGCGAGGAAATCTTCGGCCCGGTGATGAGCATCCTCATCTACGACAACGAGGCCGAAGTGATCCGCCGCGCCAACGCCAGCGACTACGGCCTGGCCGCCGGCGTGGTGACCCGCGACCTGGCCCGCGCCCATCGCCTGATCCACCAGCTGGAAGCCGGCATCTGCTGGATCAACACCTGGGGCGAGTCGCCGGCGGAAATGCCGGTGGGCGGCTACAAGCAGTCCGGGGTCGGCCGCGAGAACGGCCTGACCACCCTCGGCCACTACACCCGGATCAAGTCGGTGCAGGTGGAGCTGGGCGATTACCACTCGGTGTTCTGA
- a CDS encoding L-serine ammonia-lyase — MAISVFDLFKIGIGPSSSHTVGPMRAAVLFLGALRERGLLEAVERLEVRLYGSLAATGVGHGTDSAVIMGLMGEWPDRIDPSLIGPRMSALRSSGELLLDGRLIVPFDWARDMLLLDENLPYHPNAMTLSAWVDGAVLHQDTYYSVGGGFVVDAAQAATGQLDQDASVLPYDFSSAAELLELCQRHQLRVSELMLANEKVWRPEADIRSGLLRIWQAMQECVANGLRHEGILPGGLNVKRRAARLHRSLQELGKPNVIGSTLSAMEWVNLYALAVNEENAAGGRMVTAPTNGAAGIVPAVLHYYMRFNPDACDDDVVNFFLGAAAVGILCKKNASISGAEVGCQGEVGSACAMAAAGLAEVLGASPGQLENAAEIGLEHNLGLTCDPVGGLVQVPCIERNAIAAVKAINAAQMALRGDGEHFISLDRVIRTMRDTGADMHDKYKETSRGGLAVSAIEC, encoded by the coding sequence GTGGCCATCAGCGTGTTCGACCTGTTCAAGATCGGTATCGGCCCGTCCAGCTCGCATACCGTCGGCCCCATGCGCGCCGCCGTGCTGTTTCTCGGCGCGCTGCGCGAGCGCGGTCTGCTGGAGGCGGTAGAGCGTCTCGAAGTGCGCCTGTATGGCTCGCTGGCGGCCACCGGCGTCGGCCATGGCACCGACAGCGCGGTGATCATGGGCCTGATGGGCGAATGGCCGGATCGCATCGACCCGAGCCTGATCGGCCCGCGCATGAGTGCCTTGCGCAGCAGCGGCGAGCTGCTCCTCGATGGGCGCCTGATCGTGCCATTCGACTGGGCGCGTGACATGCTGCTGCTCGACGAGAACCTGCCCTACCACCCCAATGCCATGACCCTCAGCGCTTGGGTGGATGGTGCCGTGCTGCACCAGGACACTTACTACTCGGTGGGCGGCGGCTTCGTTGTCGACGCCGCCCAGGCCGCCACCGGCCAGCTGGATCAGGACGCCAGCGTGCTGCCCTACGACTTCTCCAGCGCCGCCGAACTGCTCGAGCTATGCCAGCGCCACCAGCTGCGGGTGAGCGAGCTGATGCTGGCCAACGAAAAGGTCTGGCGCCCCGAGGCGGATATCCGCAGCGGCCTGTTGCGCATCTGGCAGGCCATGCAGGAGTGCGTGGCCAACGGCCTGCGTCACGAAGGCATCCTGCCCGGCGGGCTGAATGTGAAGCGCCGTGCGGCCAGGCTGCATCGCAGCCTGCAGGAGCTGGGCAAACCCAACGTGATCGGCTCGACCCTGTCGGCCATGGAATGGGTCAACCTCTATGCCCTGGCGGTCAACGAGGAGAATGCCGCCGGCGGGCGCATGGTCACCGCGCCGACCAACGGCGCCGCCGGCATTGTGCCGGCGGTGCTGCATTACTACATGCGCTTCAATCCGGATGCCTGCGACGACGACGTGGTCAACTTCTTCCTCGGCGCCGCCGCGGTGGGCATTCTGTGCAAGAAGAACGCCTCGATCTCCGGCGCCGAGGTCGGTTGCCAGGGCGAGGTCGGTTCGGCCTGCGCGATGGCCGCCGCCGGCCTGGCCGAAGTGCTCGGGGCCAGCCCGGGGCAGCTGGAGAATGCTGCCGAGATCGGTCTGGAGCACAACCTCGGGCTGACCTGCGACCCGGTCGGCGGGCTGGTGCAGGTGCCCTGCATCGAGCGCAACGCGATTGCCGCGGTGAAGGCCATCAATGCCGCGCAGATGGCCCTGCGTGGTGACGGCGAGCACTTCATCTCGCTGGATCGGGTGATCCGCACCATGCGCGATACCGGTGCCGACATGCACGACAAGTACAAGGAAACCTCGCGCGGCGGCCTGGCGGTCAGCGCCATCGAGTGCTGA
- a CDS encoding glycine betaine/L-proline ABC transporter ATP-binding protein: MLSGKIVVQNLYKVFGEHPQQAIDMLKQGMSKEQILAEKGAVIGVSDVSFSVEEGEIFVLMGLSGSGKSTLIRLINRLIEPTAGDVFIDGQNVAKLPQAQLIELRRRDMSMVFQSFALMPSRTVLDNAAFGLEVAGKSRKEREQRAMAVLEQVGLASFAHKYPHELSGGMQQRVGLARALAVNPSMIIMDEAFSALDPLKRREMQDVLLELQKTHRRTIIFVSHDIEEAIRIGSRIGIMEGGKLVQVGTPQELIDHPANDYVRNFFDTIDTSRYLTAGQLKADSVPLYVHNGRAPDALKVCQELQAQDKHYAFIVDEENRFCGSISLEKIALIVEEGRHKELVPELLKHIDPVAEDLPLEQVIERLVINEGPIPVIDRSGRYAGAISKGRLLSRLQGE, encoded by the coding sequence ATGTTGTCTGGAAAAATCGTGGTGCAGAACCTGTACAAGGTTTTCGGTGAGCACCCGCAGCAAGCGATCGACATGCTCAAGCAGGGCATGAGCAAGGAGCAGATCCTCGCCGAAAAAGGCGCGGTGATCGGCGTCAGCGACGTGTCGTTCAGCGTCGAGGAAGGCGAGATCTTCGTCCTCATGGGCCTCTCCGGCTCGGGCAAGTCGACCCTGATCCGCCTGATCAACCGTCTGATCGAACCCACCGCCGGCGATGTGTTCATTGACGGCCAGAACGTTGCCAAGCTGCCCCAGGCCCAGCTCATCGAGCTGCGCCGACGCGACATGAGCATGGTTTTCCAGTCCTTCGCCCTGATGCCCTCGCGCACCGTGCTGGACAACGCCGCCTTCGGCCTGGAAGTGGCCGGCAAGAGCCGCAAGGAGCGCGAGCAGCGCGCCATGGCGGTACTCGAGCAGGTCGGCCTGGCCAGCTTCGCCCACAAGTATCCACACGAACTCTCCGGCGGCATGCAGCAGCGCGTCGGCCTGGCCCGCGCGCTGGCGGTCAACCCGTCGATGATCATCATGGACGAGGCCTTCTCCGCCCTCGACCCGCTCAAGCGCCGCGAGATGCAGGACGTGCTGCTGGAGCTGCAGAAGACCCACCGGCGTACCATCATCTTCGTCTCCCACGATATCGAGGAAGCCATCCGCATCGGCTCGCGCATCGGCATCATGGAAGGCGGCAAGCTGGTACAGGTCGGCACCCCGCAGGAGCTGATCGACCACCCGGCCAACGACTACGTGCGCAACTTCTTCGACACCATCGACACCAGCCGTTACCTCACCGCCGGCCAGCTCAAGGCCGACAGCGTGCCGCTCTACGTGCACAACGGCCGTGCCCCGGATGCCCTCAAGGTGTGTCAGGAGCTGCAGGCGCAGGACAAGCACTACGCCTTCATCGTCGACGAAGAAAACCGCTTCTGCGGTTCGATCAGCCTGGAAAAGATCGCCCTGATCGTCGAAGAAGGCCGGCACAAGGAACTGGTACCCGAGCTGCTCAAACACATCGACCCGGTCGCCGAGGATCTGCCGCTGGAGCAGGTGATCGAGCGCCTGGTGATCAATGAAGGGCCGATCCCGGTAATCGACCGCAGCGGCCGCTACGCCGGCGCCATCAGCAAGGGGCGCCTGCTGAGCCGCCTGCAGGGAGAATGA
- a CDS encoding choline ABC transporter substrate-binding protein, with protein MNLRKLPLLAALLGAPLLAQAAEPAACDTVRFADVGWTDITATTALARQVFTELGYRTQVKRLSVPDTYKALAHRQIDVFLGNWMPSMESDIRPYLQDGSVQSLGANLEGAKYTLAVPLEAYEGGLKSFADIARFKEQLGGKLYGIEPGNDGNQLIQKMIDDNAFGLGGFRLVESSESRMLAQVRRSAHLKQWLVFLGWEPHPMNTQVEMRYLSGGDQYFGPNYGGATVYTNIRAGYAEQCPNVARLLNNLRFSLDMENHLMEAILDPNTNRRRVARSWLQSNPATVEQWLQGVTRRDGSPVQSLLATSTNP; from the coding sequence ATGAATCTGCGTAAGCTCCCGCTGCTGGCCGCCCTCCTCGGCGCTCCCCTGCTGGCCCAGGCCGCCGAACCGGCGGCCTGCGACACGGTGCGTTTTGCCGATGTTGGCTGGACCGATATCACCGCCACCACCGCCCTCGCCCGCCAGGTGTTCACCGAGCTGGGCTACCGCACCCAGGTCAAGCGCCTGTCGGTGCCGGATACCTACAAGGCCCTGGCCCATCGGCAGATCGACGTGTTCCTCGGCAACTGGATGCCGAGCATGGAAAGCGACATCCGCCCCTATCTGCAGGACGGCAGCGTGCAGAGCCTGGGCGCCAACCTGGAAGGCGCCAAGTACACCCTGGCGGTGCCCCTCGAGGCGTACGAAGGCGGCCTCAAGAGCTTTGCCGACATCGCCCGCTTCAAGGAGCAGCTGGGCGGCAAGCTGTATGGCATCGAGCCGGGCAACGACGGCAACCAGCTGATCCAGAAGATGATCGACGACAACGCCTTCGGCCTTGGCGGCTTCCGTCTGGTCGAGTCCAGCGAGTCGCGCATGCTCGCCCAGGTACGCCGCTCTGCCCACCTCAAGCAGTGGCTGGTGTTTCTCGGCTGGGAACCACACCCGATGAACACCCAGGTGGAGATGCGCTACCTGAGCGGCGGCGACCAGTACTTCGGGCCGAACTACGGCGGCGCTACCGTCTACACCAACATCCGCGCCGGCTACGCCGAGCAATGCCCCAATGTCGCCCGCCTGTTGAACAACCTGCGCTTCAGCCTGGACATGGAAAACCACCTGATGGAAGCCATCCTCGACCCCAACACCAACCGCCGCCGCGTGGCCCGCTCCTGGCTGCAGAGCAACCCGGCCACCGTCGAGCAGTGGCTGCAGGGTGTTACCCGGCGCGACGGCAGCCCGGTACAGTCGCTGCTGGCGACCTCGACCAACCCCTGA
- a CDS encoding GlxA family transcriptional regulator — protein sequence MSQLNSGAQPQNTAPQSIGFLLLDNFTLISLAAAVEPLRMANQLSGKTLYRWHTLTRDGSPVCASDGLQITPDAGLSNAPALSAVIVCGGIDIQHSVTREHLLWLQSQARQGRQLGAVCTGSWALAKAGLLDGYDCSVHWECLASMQEAFPRAAITTRLFSIDRNRNTATGGTAPLDMMLHLIAREHGRELAAAISEMFICERIRNEQDHQRVPLKHVLGTNQPKLQEIVALMEANLEEPIDLDELACYVDVSRRQLERLFQKYLHCSPSRYYLKLRLIRARQLLKQTTMSIIEVAAVCGFVSTPHFSKCYREYFGIPPSNERAGQQGASVVALLPIPGELHGAQSLALSRAQGESSYASVRL from the coding sequence ATGTCGCAGCTCAATTCGGGGGCTCAACCCCAGAACACCGCTCCTCAGTCCATCGGTTTCCTGCTGCTGGACAACTTCACCCTGATTTCCCTGGCGGCCGCAGTCGAGCCGCTGCGCATGGCCAACCAGCTGTCCGGCAAGACCCTCTACCGCTGGCACACCCTGACCCGCGACGGCAGCCCGGTCTGCGCCAGCGACGGCCTGCAGATCACGCCCGATGCCGGCCTGAGCAATGCCCCGGCGCTGAGTGCGGTGATCGTCTGCGGCGGCATCGACATCCAGCACAGTGTCACCCGCGAGCACCTGCTCTGGCTGCAGAGCCAGGCGCGCCAGGGCCGCCAGCTCGGTGCCGTGTGCACCGGCAGTTGGGCGCTGGCCAAGGCCGGGCTGCTCGACGGCTACGACTGCAGCGTGCACTGGGAGTGCCTGGCATCGATGCAGGAGGCTTTCCCGCGGGCGGCCATCACCACCCGTCTGTTCTCCATCGACCGCAACCGCAACACCGCTACCGGCGGCACCGCGCCGCTGGACATGATGCTGCACCTGATCGCCCGTGAGCATGGCCGCGAACTGGCCGCGGCAATCTCGGAAATGTTCATCTGCGAGCGCATCCGTAACGAGCAGGATCACCAGCGCGTGCCGCTCAAGCACGTGCTCGGCACCAACCAGCCGAAGCTGCAGGAAATCGTTGCACTGATGGAGGCCAACCTGGAGGAGCCGATCGATCTCGACGAGCTGGCCTGCTACGTCGATGTGTCGCGCCGCCAGCTCGAGCGCCTGTTCCAGAAGTACCTGCACTGCTCGCCGTCGCGCTACTACCTGAAGCTGCGCCTGATTCGCGCGCGCCAGCTGCTCAAGCAGACCACCATGTCGATCATCGAGGTGGCGGCGGTGTGCGGCTTCGTCTCCACCCCGCACTTCTCCAAGTGCTACCGCGAGTACTTCGGCATTCCGCCGAGCAACGAGCGCGCCGGTCAGCAGGGCGCCAGTGTAGTAGCGCTGCTGCCGATTCCTGGCGAGCTGCATGGCGCCCAGTCGCTGGCACTGAGTCGCGCCCAGGGTGAATCGAGCTATGCCAGCGTGCGTCTCTGA
- the betI gene encoding transcriptional regulator BetI, with translation MPKVGMQPIRRSQLIAATLEAVDQVGMSDASIAYIARIAGVSNGIISHYFQDKNGLLEATMRHLMQALSNAVRQRRFELQDASPRAHLRAIIDGNFDDSQVSGPAMKTWLAFWAASMHQPALQRLQKINDHRLYSNLCCEFRRALDKAHARAAARGLAALIDGLWLRGALSGTTFDIQQALHIAYDYLDLQLAKATTSSTRH, from the coding sequence ATGCCCAAGGTCGGAATGCAGCCGATCCGCCGTTCGCAACTGATTGCCGCGACCCTCGAAGCGGTCGACCAGGTCGGCATGAGCGACGCCAGCATCGCCTATATCGCGCGTATCGCCGGGGTCTCCAACGGCATCATCAGCCACTACTTCCAGGACAAGAACGGCCTGCTCGAAGCCACCATGCGCCATCTGATGCAGGCGCTGAGCAATGCCGTGCGCCAGCGCCGCTTCGAGCTGCAGGACGCCAGCCCGCGCGCGCATTTGCGGGCGATCATCGACGGCAACTTCGACGACAGCCAAGTCAGCGGCCCGGCGATGAAGACCTGGTTGGCCTTCTGGGCTGCCAGCATGCACCAGCCTGCCCTGCAGCGCCTGCAGAAGATCAACGACCACCGCCTGTATTCCAACCTGTGCTGCGAATTCCGCCGCGCGCTGGACAAGGCTCACGCGCGGGCCGCCGCCCGTGGCCTGGCTGCCTTGATCGACGGCCTGTGGTTGCGTGGCGCGCTGTCTGGCACCACCTTCGATATCCAGCAGGCGCTGCATATCGCCTACGACTACCTCGATCTACAGCTGGCCAAGGCCACCACCTCCAGCACCCGCCACTGA
- a CDS encoding electron transfer flavoprotein subunit beta, with the protein MTELNIITLVSVGAHPTSGRARRAEQDARAVELGLRLVGPRLQLLHAGDPQEEALRAYLGMGLDALTVLAQPPRADALPALADYLAGSNVQLVLTGSQAETGEGSGMLPFLLAERLGWPVVVGLAEVEQVENGVAQVLQALPRGQRRRLRVRLPFLASVDNAAPAARQSAFGPARRGQLHSDTVAVVDDPLQAEAQWQPARPRPKRLKVIKAKTGAERMKAATAKASGGGGQVLKDISPEAGAEAIFKLLLEEGVLR; encoded by the coding sequence ATGACTGAGCTGAATATCATCACCCTGGTCTCGGTGGGCGCCCACCCCACCTCGGGCCGCGCCCGCCGCGCCGAACAGGATGCCCGCGCCGTCGAGCTGGGCCTGCGCCTGGTCGGCCCGCGCCTGCAGCTGCTGCACGCCGGCGACCCGCAGGAGGAAGCCCTGCGCGCCTACCTGGGCATGGGCCTGGACGCGCTCACCGTGCTCGCCCAGCCGCCCCGCGCCGACGCCCTGCCGGCGCTGGCCGATTACCTGGCCGGCAGCAACGTGCAGCTGGTGCTCACCGGCAGCCAGGCGGAAACCGGCGAAGGATCGGGCATGCTGCCGTTCCTGCTGGCCGAGCGCCTGGGTTGGCCCGTGGTGGTCGGCCTGGCCGAAGTGGAACAGGTGGAGAATGGCGTGGCCCAAGTGCTGCAGGCCCTGCCGCGCGGCCAGCGACGCCGCCTGCGGGTGCGCCTGCCGTTCCTCGCCAGCGTCGACAACGCCGCCCCCGCGGCCCGCCAGAGCGCCTTCGGCCCGGCCCGCCGCGGCCAGCTGCACAGCGACACGGTAGCCGTGGTCGACGATCCGTTGCAGGCCGAGGCGCAATGGCAGCCGGCACGGCCACGCCCCAAGCGACTCAAGGTGATCAAGGCCAAGACCGGCGCCGAGCGGATGAAGGCGGCTACCGCCAAGGCCAGCGGCGGGGGCGGTCAGGTGCTCAAGGACATCTCGCCAGAGGCCGGCGCCGAGGCTATTTTCAAACTATTGCTGGAAGAGGGTGTGCTGCGCTGA